In Sporosarcina sp. PTS2304, a genomic segment contains:
- a CDS encoding amidase, translating to MSKKVISLWMAAIVLVFTNFIWLKPMLTMRVEQPKATWLWHTSQIIEQPGELITFLDKNNVNTLYLQINTDLPIDVYQKFIQQAGSYGIEVHALDGAPHWTSKRQPVENFFRWVEKYQSVSEKTAQFTGIHLDIEPYILPSWGSDNQKTIENFQQTIQYAEEEASMLGLHLGVDIAFWFDTSFYSNSFGEGVLSEWLIDHSDSVSVMAYRNKAKGRNGIIALSQNEVDYARSVGKDIRIAAETSKTAEGDHLTFFGKKNAYMNNHLREVEGAFNHSDHFKGIAIHSLESWMQRK from the coding sequence ATGTCGAAAAAAGTAATTTCCCTATGGATGGCAGCGATTGTTTTGGTCTTTACTAACTTTATATGGCTTAAACCAATGCTAACTATGCGAGTTGAACAACCAAAAGCAACTTGGTTATGGCATACATCCCAAATTATTGAACAGCCCGGGGAACTTATAACATTTCTAGACAAAAATAACGTTAATACTCTTTATCTACAAATAAATACGGATTTACCAATCGACGTTTACCAGAAGTTCATACAACAAGCAGGATCTTATGGAATTGAAGTCCATGCCCTTGACGGAGCACCTCATTGGACAAGTAAGCGGCAACCTGTGGAAAACTTTTTTCGTTGGGTAGAAAAATACCAATCCGTTTCTGAAAAAACTGCACAATTTACAGGAATACATTTGGATATTGAACCTTACATATTACCAAGTTGGGGATCAGACAACCAAAAGACCATTGAAAATTTTCAACAAACGATTCAATATGCTGAAGAAGAAGCTTCAATGTTAGGATTGCATTTAGGAGTTGATATAGCTTTTTGGTTTGATACTTCTTTCTATTCTAATTCATTTGGAGAAGGAGTATTGTCTGAATGGCTTATCGATCATTCAGATAGTGTCAGCGTAATGGCCTATCGCAACAAAGCAAAGGGTCGTAACGGAATTATCGCGTTATCACAAAACGAAGTGGATTACGCACGATCTGTAGGAAAAGATATACGAATTGCTGCAGAAACTAGCAAAACCGCTGAAGGAGATCATCTGACGTTCTTTGGTAAAAAAAATGCCTATATGAACAACCATTTACGTGAAGTCGAAGGAGCATTTAATCACAGCGATCACTTTAAAGGAATCGCTATCCACTCTCTAGAAAGCTGGATGCAACGCAAGTAG
- a CDS encoding flavin reductase family protein: MKKEEQQNLFKEIMGNYPTGVTVVTAVTEDGTPVGLTVNSFASVSLDPMLLLWSIDHRVSSIKAFTEGGKFAVHVLAGDQQQLCSTFASRVEDRFSTCQWEMSENGVPVIEDAFGVFECKTFQTIEAGDHTIIIGEVVNLQVDKQKDPMLYHRRVFGSVPPVFYEQDGKA, translated from the coding sequence ATGAAAAAAGAGGAACAACAAAATTTATTCAAGGAAATTATGGGGAACTATCCAACAGGAGTAACCGTGGTAACTGCGGTTACAGAGGACGGGACACCTGTAGGATTGACGGTCAATTCGTTTGCTTCGGTGTCGCTAGATCCGATGCTGTTATTATGGTCTATAGATCATAGAGTATCTTCTATAAAAGCGTTTACAGAAGGCGGGAAGTTTGCTGTTCACGTATTGGCTGGAGATCAACAACAACTGTGCAGTACGTTTGCAAGCCGTGTCGAGGATCGTTTCTCTACATGTCAGTGGGAGATGTCTGAAAATGGCGTGCCGGTTATTGAAGACGCGTTTGGCGTGTTTGAATGTAAGACGTTCCAAACTATTGAAGCTGGAGATCATACAATTATTATCGGTGAAGTCGTGAATTTACAAGTGGATAAACAGAAAGATCCGATGTTATATCATCGCAGAGTGTTTGGTTCAGTTCCACCCGTTTTTTATGAACAAGATGGCAAAGCATAA
- a CDS encoding gluconate 2-dehydrogenase subunit 3 family protein, with protein sequence MTEPKNPDATQKGISRRNFMKNTGLLAGGLVGGSLFGGLLTNQMQKTDEPATVHETNNVAEARIFFSSSAEFDILSAATERLFPKDSIGPGAIELGVPYFIDRQLAGEWGTNAKEYMRGPFLQSASVADYENLEDTEQDKGPNAETQVPVPSARYQTRMTRGEIFIEGIHAMELTSKDAFDMGFTELSPDQQDEILQLFDEGKAKMNGVSSATFFNLLLQTTIEGAYADPVYGGNRNMEGWRMKEYPGPRASYTADIEKEDFIVMKPVSLKNYQGH encoded by the coding sequence GTGACAGAACCTAAAAATCCTGATGCTACTCAAAAAGGCATTAGCCGGCGAAACTTCATGAAAAATACTGGTTTATTAGCTGGCGGTTTGGTAGGTGGTTCATTATTTGGTGGTTTGCTGACGAACCAGATGCAAAAGACGGATGAACCTGCCACAGTGCATGAAACGAATAATGTAGCAGAAGCCCGAATATTTTTTAGTAGTAGCGCAGAATTCGATATTTTATCCGCTGCAACTGAACGGCTTTTCCCTAAAGACAGCATAGGTCCAGGTGCTATCGAATTAGGCGTCCCCTATTTTATCGATAGACAACTTGCCGGAGAATGGGGCACGAACGCCAAGGAATATATGCGCGGTCCTTTTTTGCAATCAGCTAGTGTAGCAGATTATGAAAACCTGGAAGACACAGAACAAGACAAAGGTCCAAATGCTGAAACTCAAGTACCTGTACCGTCAGCGAGATATCAGACGCGTATGACTAGAGGTGAAATTTTCATAGAAGGCATCCATGCTATGGAATTAACTTCAAAAGATGCGTTTGATATGGGCTTTACGGAATTATCGCCTGACCAACAAGATGAAATTCTTCAATTATTCGATGAAGGAAAAGCGAAAATGAACGGTGTTTCTTCGGCTACTTTTTTTAATCTGTTACTGCAAACAACAATTGAAGGGGCTTATGCTGATCCGGTCTATGGAGGAAACCGTAATATGGAAGGATGGCGCATGAAAGAATACCCCGGACCTCGTGCAAGTTACACTGCAGATATCGAAAAGGAAGACTTTATCGTTATGAAGCCGGTTAGTTTGAAAAATTATCAAGGACATTAA
- a CDS encoding GMC family oxidoreductase, with the protein MAIKLKKADVVVVGSGWAGGVVSAELAKAGYKVVTLERGKKADRQDYIGVKDELRYTDRFEMMQNLSPETITSRVTMEDTALPVRTRAEMMAGTDLGGGSVHWAGATYRWRAYDFEIRSKTIERYGKEKIPEGMTIQDWGITYDEMEPYYDKWEKTAGISGEPDPLGDRRSSDYPNPPMLESPAVRLFKDTTKKMGYHPFQVASGNLSQAYTNPDGEKLNACMFCSYCTMYGCDFTAKSDPLATVIPTAIKTGNCEIRTNSLVRRVLHSGGKATGVMYTDTRTGVEYEQPADVVVLGAFSFTNNRLLMLSEIGTQYDPTTRKGTIGRNFNGQFNITFLGARGFFEDKKFNLYMGAGALGGTMSDFAGDNFDHTDLDFIHGGGIELRQYGDAAIATNHVPKGTPRWGPEFKKNSIHYANRSLIAWYTSAIMSWWHNYTDLDPTYKDEFGDPLLRITNRYTDQDRNIAKFGIEKCTEIMKEMGADIVDPDEVPEEFDHIYSGGHYAGGVIMGADPETSAVNNYLQMWDMDNLFVVGGSAFPQFGSHHPTATIGALAYRAAEGVEKYLKERGPLVEARKTSVNA; encoded by the coding sequence ATGGCCATAAAATTAAAAAAAGCAGATGTTGTCGTAGTAGGCAGTGGTTGGGCAGGCGGAGTCGTTTCAGCCGAACTGGCTAAAGCAGGATATAAGGTCGTAACTTTAGAACGTGGAAAAAAAGCAGATCGACAAGATTATATAGGAGTGAAAGATGAATTACGCTATACGGATCGTTTCGAAATGATGCAAAATTTATCTCCTGAAACCATTACTTCTCGTGTGACAATGGAAGACACTGCTCTTCCCGTACGTACTCGTGCAGAAATGATGGCAGGAACTGATTTAGGCGGTGGCAGCGTACACTGGGCTGGAGCTACATATCGCTGGAGAGCATATGACTTCGAAATTCGTTCCAAAACAATTGAACGTTACGGCAAAGAAAAGATCCCTGAGGGTATGACTATACAGGACTGGGGTATCACGTATGATGAAATGGAACCATATTACGACAAATGGGAAAAGACAGCCGGCATTTCTGGTGAACCCGATCCGCTGGGCGATAGACGTTCGAGTGACTATCCGAATCCCCCTATGCTAGAATCACCGGCTGTACGCTTATTTAAAGATACAACGAAGAAAATGGGTTACCACCCTTTCCAAGTCGCTTCCGGGAATCTATCGCAAGCTTATACAAATCCTGATGGCGAAAAACTGAATGCATGCATGTTCTGTTCGTATTGCACTATGTATGGATGTGATTTCACAGCCAAATCCGATCCACTTGCTACAGTCATTCCCACAGCTATTAAAACAGGAAATTGTGAAATCCGCACAAATTCACTTGTTCGACGTGTATTGCATAGTGGTGGGAAAGCGACAGGCGTAATGTATACAGACACGCGTACGGGAGTAGAATATGAACAACCTGCAGACGTTGTTGTACTTGGTGCATTTTCATTCACAAACAACCGCTTGCTAATGCTTTCAGAAATAGGTACGCAATATGATCCTACTACGCGTAAAGGAACTATCGGACGAAACTTTAACGGACAATTCAATATTACTTTTCTAGGTGCAAGAGGCTTTTTTGAAGATAAGAAATTTAACTTATACATGGGCGCAGGTGCACTCGGAGGCACAATGAGTGATTTCGCAGGTGATAACTTCGACCATACTGATTTAGACTTCATACACGGTGGCGGAATAGAATTACGCCAATACGGAGATGCAGCCATTGCAACAAACCACGTTCCAAAAGGCACGCCAAGATGGGGCCCGGAGTTTAAGAAAAATTCAATTCACTACGCAAACCGTTCACTTATTGCATGGTATACTTCCGCTATCATGTCATGGTGGCATAATTATACAGACTTAGATCCAACATACAAAGATGAGTTTGGCGACCCTTTACTCCGTATTACGAACCGCTACACCGATCAAGATCGCAATATTGCAAAATTCGGTATTGAGAAGTGTACTGAAATAATGAAAGAAATGGGTGCGGATATCGTAGATCCAGATGAAGTCCCAGAAGAATTCGATCACATTTATTCAGGTGGTCATTATGCTGGCGGAGTGATAATGGGAGCAGATCCTGAAACATCTGCCGTTAATAATTACTTGCAAATGTGGGATATGGACAACTTGTTTGTCGTAGGCGGTTCGGCATTCCCTCAATTCGGAAGTCACCACCCAACCGCTACCATAGGCGCCCTTGCCTATCGAGCAGCCGAAGGAGTAGAAAAATATTTAAAAGAACGCGGTCCGCTAGTAGAAGCAAGAAAAACTAGCGTAAACGCTTAG
- a CDS encoding TRAP transporter large permease has protein sequence MTMLLLFGSFLLFLCISVPIAIAIGLASMVTIFVVQPVSMEAFTQTMMQSLNSFPLMAVPLFTFAGDIMGRGGISRRLLNVSSVFFGRMTGGLGVISIVTCLFFAAISGTGSATVAAIGLIMIPAMVAKNYDKTFATSLVATAGTVGVLIPPSIPMIIYAVAAGVSVTGMFSAGIGPGVLVGLALIIYVLYYARKNDYKGDDHKYTLREVLGIFVNAIPALLIPIIILGGIYGGIFTPTEAAAIACFYGIFVSVFVYKEVKILDLPYIAFRACLLTAPVIIIIGISSGFGLILTITEVPTAIADFILSISANKVIILLLINVLLLIVGTFMETNAAIIILTPILLPIVTALGVNPIHFGLIMILNLAIGFITPPLGANLFMASQISNTKFELLMRAIVPWIIVMIVVLLLVTFIPSISLFLPKLFNIPV, from the coding sequence ATGACGATGCTTTTACTATTTGGTAGTTTTCTTTTATTCCTCTGTATTTCTGTTCCGATTGCCATCGCGATTGGACTCGCCTCTATGGTCACTATTTTTGTTGTTCAACCGGTAAGTATGGAAGCATTTACGCAAACGATGATGCAGTCGCTTAACTCTTTTCCATTGATGGCTGTTCCGTTGTTTACTTTTGCTGGTGATATTATGGGGCGTGGGGGAATTTCCCGTCGACTGCTTAATGTATCCAGTGTGTTTTTCGGTAGAATGACAGGTGGATTAGGTGTAATCTCCATTGTGACGTGTCTATTCTTTGCGGCAATTTCGGGAACAGGTTCCGCTACAGTTGCTGCTATTGGATTAATTATGATTCCGGCAATGGTGGCGAAAAATTACGACAAGACATTTGCAACCTCGTTAGTTGCTACTGCGGGGACGGTAGGTGTCTTAATTCCACCGAGTATTCCGATGATCATTTATGCAGTAGCTGCTGGAGTTTCTGTTACGGGAATGTTCAGTGCCGGGATTGGACCGGGTGTTTTAGTCGGTCTAGCGTTAATCATTTATGTGTTGTATTATGCTAGAAAAAATGATTATAAAGGGGACGACCATAAATATACGTTGAGAGAAGTGTTGGGGATTTTTGTAAATGCTATTCCTGCTCTTCTTATTCCGATTATTATTCTCGGAGGTATTTACGGTGGTATCTTTACTCCGACAGAAGCAGCGGCGATTGCGTGTTTCTACGGAATCTTTGTAAGTGTATTTGTTTACAAAGAAGTCAAAATACTGGATCTTCCTTACATCGCATTTCGGGCGTGTTTGCTAACTGCACCAGTCATTATCATTATTGGAATTTCGTCTGGGTTCGGATTGATCTTAACGATTACAGAAGTTCCAACAGCAATTGCAGATTTCATTTTAAGTATTTCTGCCAATAAAGTGATTATCTTGCTTCTGATTAATGTATTATTATTAATCGTTGGTACGTTTATGGAGACAAATGCAGCGATTATTATATTGACGCCTATCTTATTACCGATCGTGACTGCATTGGGAGTAAATCCTATTCACTTCGGTTTGATCATGATCTTGAACTTGGCTATTGGTTTCATTACTCCGCCTCTAGGGGCTAACTTGTTCATGGCTTCGCAGATTAGTAATACGAAGTTTGAACTGTTGATGAGAGCGATTGTTCCTTGGATTATTGTCATGATTGTTGTGTTATTGCTTGTAACGTTCATTCCGTCCATTTCGTTGTTCTTGCCTAAGCTTTTCAATATTCCTGTATAA
- a CDS encoding TRAP transporter small permease, producing the protein MSSFLFTNEGVVKMITTYKWLDRNFEPILIAILFYVMTTIVTVQVILRFVFNSGFSWAEELARFLFVWLMYFSISYATRNNAHIRITFLVDKLNEKAVKVMAVIVDLLFILFAVVIFISAWKICQSVAEFQDKAVTLNVSMNILYGAGFIGFGLMIIRLVQGLIWKVKNFAGPMDRFANEGGLYTGGNEVAFSPKEQLEDNGGQKS; encoded by the coding sequence ATGTCGTCATTTTTATTTACGAATGAAGGGGTTGTGAAAATGATTACTACTTATAAGTGGCTAGACAGAAACTTTGAACCGATTCTAATAGCAATACTATTTTATGTAATGACTACAATCGTTACTGTACAAGTAATTTTACGTTTTGTATTTAATTCAGGATTTTCATGGGCAGAGGAATTGGCAAGATTTTTGTTTGTCTGGCTTATGTATTTTAGTATTTCATATGCAACTCGTAACAATGCGCACATCCGAATTACATTTCTTGTCGATAAATTAAATGAAAAAGCAGTAAAAGTAATGGCTGTTATTGTAGATTTATTATTTATTTTATTTGCTGTTGTTATATTTATTTCAGCATGGAAGATTTGTCAATCGGTAGCAGAGTTCCAAGATAAAGCTGTTACGCTAAATGTTTCGATGAATATTTTGTATGGTGCAGGATTTATCGGGTTTGGACTAATGATTATTAGACTAGTTCAAGGACTCATTTGGAAAGTGAAGAATTTTGCTGGTCCAATGGATCGTTTTGCGAATGAAGGTGGCTTATATACTGGTGGGAATGAAGTTGCATTTTCTCCTAAAGAACAACTAGAGGATAATGGGGGGCAGAAATCATGA
- a CDS encoding TRAP transporter substrate-binding protein — MRNIKSLVCFALVILVGGILAACGGDSAKNTKGDKDTVEIQIAHDSGTDHPANKALAEFKKNVEDKSDGKIKVKVFPAAQLGTVTDTMEQTRRGDIQMSFGASTLFSQSIPEFAIWDSFYLFDDAEHAHRVLDGEAGKKLMESLEAKKLTGLGFMEIGFRNFSNNKRPIEKMEDVKGLKIRGYSPIQIKGWESLGVSLTNLAWPEVFTSLQQNLIDGQESATTSFYEMKFYEAQKYWSLTQHVYTDFLWYANKEFMDSLSDENRQLIEEEAKAAIDSERAMIAENEVETLEKLKEAGINVNEVPLEERRKMGEVMNAAVKKDIIDKTGQELYDFVMEQVEAERK, encoded by the coding sequence ATGAGAAATATTAAAAGTTTAGTTTGTTTTGCACTTGTCATACTAGTTGGAGGAATTTTAGCAGCATGTGGCGGTGATAGTGCAAAAAACACTAAGGGAGATAAGGATACGGTTGAAATCCAAATTGCTCATGATAGTGGAACGGATCACCCGGCGAATAAAGCATTAGCAGAATTTAAAAAGAATGTTGAAGATAAAAGTGATGGCAAAATTAAAGTGAAAGTATTCCCAGCAGCTCAGCTAGGGACTGTCACGGACACGATGGAACAAACGCGTCGTGGAGATATACAAATGAGTTTTGGCGCATCTACATTATTTTCACAATCCATCCCTGAGTTCGCGATATGGGACAGTTTTTATCTTTTTGATGATGCAGAACATGCGCATCGCGTACTAGACGGTGAAGCTGGAAAGAAATTAATGGAGTCACTTGAAGCGAAAAAACTGACAGGTTTAGGATTCATGGAAATAGGATTTAGAAACTTCTCTAACAATAAGCGTCCGATTGAGAAGATGGAAGATGTAAAAGGACTTAAAATTAGAGGATATAGCCCAATCCAAATTAAAGGATGGGAATCTTTAGGAGTTTCGCTAACAAACTTGGCATGGCCAGAAGTATTCACGTCACTTCAGCAGAACTTGATCGATGGACAAGAAAGTGCGACTACGAGCTTTTACGAAATGAAGTTCTACGAAGCACAAAAATATTGGTCTTTAACGCAACACGTATATACAGACTTCTTATGGTATGCGAACAAAGAATTTATGGATAGTTTATCTGATGAAAATAGACAGTTGATCGAAGAAGAAGCAAAAGCAGCGATTGACAGCGAAAGAGCAATGATCGCTGAAAATGAAGTAGAAACTTTAGAAAAACTTAAAGAAGCAGGCATTAATGTAAATGAAGTTCCTTTAGAGGAAAGACGTAAAATGGGCGAAGTCATGAATGCTGCAGTGAAAAAAGACATCATTGATAAAACTGGACAAGAGTTATATGACTTTGTTATGGAGCAAGTGGAAGCAGAAAGAAAATAA
- a CDS encoding HpcH/HpaI aldolase/citrate lyase family protein, with protein MLRKDEVFKNKTKAMLKENKKTIGSWLQLASPMSAEIIAKAGFDWAMIDMEHGPGDIMTLINQCQALNAYDVEPLVRAPWNDKVIIKKILDAGVTGILVPYVGTAEEAKEVVAAAMYPPTGVRGIAPSPRAGGFGMNDLNYLQHANDEMLVLVAIETPEGVENVEEILAVEGVDGIFVGPMDLATSMGHFCNPANEEVQQAIAKVEKAVAKTDKFIGTVAGSIDQAMALYEKDYTFVVAMSDSVSLGKLALQNMATFNEKYPNR; from the coding sequence ATGCTAAGAAAAGATGAAGTTTTTAAAAATAAAACAAAAGCAATGTTAAAAGAAAATAAAAAAACTATAGGTTCTTGGTTGCAACTGGCTAGTCCGATGTCTGCGGAAATCATTGCAAAGGCTGGATTTGACTGGGCAATGATTGATATGGAACATGGACCTGGTGACATTATGACGTTGATCAATCAATGCCAGGCGCTCAATGCTTACGATGTAGAACCGCTTGTTAGAGCGCCGTGGAATGATAAAGTGATCATTAAAAAAATCTTGGATGCTGGGGTAACTGGAATTTTAGTTCCTTACGTCGGTACCGCTGAAGAAGCCAAAGAAGTAGTAGCAGCAGCGATGTATCCTCCAACAGGCGTCCGAGGAATTGCGCCAAGCCCACGTGCAGGCGGTTTCGGTATGAACGACTTAAATTACTTACAACATGCGAATGATGAAATGCTCGTCTTGGTTGCTATTGAAACACCAGAAGGCGTAGAAAATGTAGAAGAAATTTTAGCTGTAGAAGGTGTGGACGGTATTTTTGTAGGACCAATGGATTTGGCTACATCAATGGGCCACTTCTGTAATCCAGCGAATGAAGAAGTTCAACAGGCTATCGCTAAAGTAGAAAAGGCTGTAGCTAAAACAGATAAATTCATCGGAACTGTTGCGGGAAGTATTGATCAAGCGATGGCACTTTATGAAAAAGACTATACTTTTGTCGTTGCGATGTCCGATAGTGTGTCCTTAGGAAAGTTAGCGCTTCAGAATATGGCTACTTTCAATGAAAAATATCCAAATCGTTAA
- a CDS encoding class II fructose-bisphosphate aldolase, with protein sequence MLVNTNDILLHAQKNRYAVAAFSVYNMETVQAAVNVAEQEQHPVILAVGERYFSTVDIEGLSSMIRTLAHNSSIPIALHLDHAYKKESILRAIRNGFTSVMFDGSPHPYEENVRLTKEMTEIAHLAGVSIEAEIGSLARGAFSDEEEGSGTLTDPNLAEEFAKETEVDFLAAAIGTVHGLNITEPAIDLGLLEKINDKVDVPLVLHGGSDTSEEMLKEVIKRGICKINVNTDVSIVAMNFLTEALSKGSYSHLSNVMEDMQKEMEKYMSNIVRVFKGDYTSDKSK encoded by the coding sequence GTGCTTGTAAATACAAACGATATATTACTTCATGCACAAAAAAACCGTTATGCTGTTGCAGCATTCAGTGTCTACAATATGGAAACCGTCCAGGCTGCCGTAAATGTAGCCGAACAAGAGCAGCATCCAGTAATCTTAGCTGTGGGTGAACGCTATTTTTCTACAGTGGATATTGAAGGATTGTCCAGCATGATACGAACGTTAGCGCATAATTCATCGATACCGATTGCGCTTCATTTAGATCATGCGTACAAAAAAGAATCTATCCTTCGAGCGATTCGAAATGGGTTTACTTCAGTCATGTTTGATGGTTCCCCACATCCCTACGAAGAGAATGTCCGCCTGACGAAAGAAATGACAGAAATTGCGCATTTGGCAGGCGTTTCCATTGAAGCGGAAATTGGATCTCTAGCTAGAGGGGCATTTTCAGATGAAGAAGAAGGTAGTGGAACACTAACCGATCCTAATTTAGCTGAAGAATTTGCTAAAGAGACGGAAGTGGACTTTTTAGCCGCTGCTATCGGCACTGTTCACGGGTTAAACATAACGGAACCTGCTATTGATCTGGGTTTATTAGAAAAGATAAACGATAAAGTAGATGTCCCGCTCGTCCTGCACGGTGGTTCTGATACATCTGAAGAGATGTTGAAGGAAGTGATCAAACGGGGAATTTGCAAAATAAATGTCAATACAGATGTTTCGATTGTAGCTATGAACTTCTTAACAGAAGCACTGTCAAAAGGTTCATACTCACATCTTTCCAATGTGATGGAAGACATGCAAAAAGAGATGGAAAAGTATATGTCCAACATAGTAAGAGTGTTTAAAGGGGACTATACGTCTGATAAATCAAAATAA
- a CDS encoding alpha/beta fold hydrolase has translation MTAKVPLVLLPGTLCDSELWSHQVTNLSDIADVQIGVITKHSTIEEIAADVLRKAPPQFALAGLSLGGIVAIEMMRQAPDRILKLALVNTTANPPFEQQQKQWAATMKDVEEGKFIEVVQEQFIPNLFYKDHPKKKALQSKAMGMAVRVGEASYLNQLKAVASKPDGFEVLPTIACDTLFVVGREDALCTVEIHEKMHTIIPHSRLVIAEECGHLSPMEQPELVTGAMREWLTNV, from the coding sequence ATGACTGCGAAAGTTCCACTGGTTTTGCTTCCGGGGACTTTATGTGACTCTGAGTTATGGTCGCATCAAGTCACCAACTTATCAGATATTGCTGATGTACAAATAGGAGTTATAACAAAACATTCGACAATAGAAGAAATTGCAGCAGATGTTTTACGAAAAGCACCTCCGCAATTTGCTTTAGCTGGACTGTCGCTTGGTGGAATTGTGGCGATTGAAATGATGCGTCAAGCACCTGACAGAATTCTGAAATTGGCATTGGTCAATACGACAGCTAACCCGCCATTTGAACAACAGCAAAAGCAATGGGCTGCAACTATGAAAGACGTAGAAGAAGGAAAGTTTATAGAAGTTGTGCAGGAGCAATTCATACCGAATCTGTTTTACAAAGATCATCCTAAAAAGAAAGCATTGCAATCTAAAGCGATGGGGATGGCAGTAAGAGTAGGGGAAGCATCTTATTTGAACCAATTGAAAGCGGTTGCTTCTAAACCTGATGGATTCGAAGTATTGCCTACTATAGCATGCGATACATTATTCGTTGTTGGTAGGGAAGATGCATTATGTACGGTAGAAATACATGAAAAAATGCATACAATCATACCACATTCTCGTCTCGTAATTGCTGAAGAATGCGGTCATTTATCACCTATGGAACAACCTGAACTTGTTACAGGTGCTATGAGAGAATGGCTTACAAATGTCTAA
- a CDS encoding LacI family DNA-binding transcriptional regulator, which produces MVNIFDVAKLANVSIATVSRVTSNKEGVNEKTRASVIEAMDKLGYRPNTAARTLRMAKSNIIIVLMLNIKNSFYSEYIRGLEEVARESGYFLLIGSTNGDKEKENNYLELIQDSRVDGVILTTAGIMDEKAVQKINENSPTVLTFDYVLDPHIPSISIDNESASRKITNHLISLGHERIAHITGHMERIQSQTRLNGYKQALSQHNLEINESLIQEGGYLFEDGYRAASKLLSFDQPPTAIYGGNDSLAIGALKAIHEAGLRVPEDVALVGFDDLDIAHYTTPSLTTIHQPRYEIGKRAMTLLLQKINKETISKSHIILEDELIIRESCGHKLTMK; this is translated from the coding sequence ATGGTAAATATTTTTGATGTGGCAAAATTGGCTAATGTTTCCATTGCCACTGTTTCCAGAGTGACTTCAAATAAAGAAGGCGTGAATGAAAAGACACGAGCTTCTGTAATAGAAGCAATGGACAAGCTTGGATATCGTCCTAACACAGCAGCAAGAACACTTAGAATGGCCAAAAGCAATATTATTATTGTGTTAATGCTTAATATTAAAAACTCTTTTTACTCAGAGTATATTAGAGGGTTGGAAGAAGTGGCTCGTGAATCCGGCTACTTTTTACTGATTGGCAGTACAAATGGCGATAAAGAAAAAGAGAATAACTATTTGGAACTAATTCAAGATAGTAGAGTAGATGGAGTGATTTTGACGACGGCAGGAATTATGGATGAAAAAGCTGTACAGAAAATCAATGAAAACAGTCCGACTGTTTTGACCTTTGACTATGTGTTGGATCCGCACATTCCTTCCATTTCAATTGACAATGAAAGTGCCAGCCGAAAGATTACCAATCATTTAATCAGTCTTGGTCATGAACGAATTGCACATATTACTGGTCATATGGAACGTATCCAGAGTCAAACCCGTTTGAATGGTTATAAACAAGCGCTTTCCCAACACAACCTCGAGATTAATGAATCGCTCATTCAGGAAGGTGGATATTTATTCGAAGATGGCTATCGGGCAGCGTCAAAATTGCTAAGTTTTGATCAGCCGCCTACTGCGATATATGGAGGAAATGACAGCCTCGCTATTGGTGCGCTAAAAGCTATCCATGAAGCAGGTTTACGAGTACCGGAAGATGTTGCACTTGTTGGCTTTGATGATTTAGATATCGCACACTATACGACACCTAGTTTAACGACGATTCATCAACCGCGTTATGAAATTGGTAAACGGGCGATGACTTTACTGTTGCAAAAAATAAATAAAGAAACGATTAGTAAATCACATATTATTCTTGAAGATGAATTAATCATTCGGGAATCTTGTGGTCATAAGCTAACGATGAAATGA